AGGAGACTCAAAGGTTTCTGTTTAAAGCAAGTCTTTGATGAAACACAAGAGAACTGAACCTGTGGTAACCTTCTTTTTTTAGGAAGGTCACTTTAACCACTGGTCTGGTCTATCTCTGAAAGCATCAAAGTACTGCAATGGAGTTCAAAGTTGATTTATCTAAGCTCCATTTGTATCTGTGTTTTAAACTTAGCAGGACGAAACAAAATACATGTTGACATCCAGCCTCAAATAAAAAACTCTGAAAAGTATCTCCAACTGCtcaggaaaaaataataaaactctgAATAAGACTTTCCCTGATGATCAATATACCAGTTACATCTAGTGAATGAAGGGGTAGGAGTAAAAAAGTTCTTACTTTCTAGTTGCTACTTCTTCCTACTCTTTTTTCGCACACGTAAATCGAAATGTTGGAACGCTTACTgataaaatgttcttttcattCTTAACTACTGTTGATTTTTCTTACCGTAAAGTAAAAACCACAACATATTTCACTGTTCTCAATGAATGCCATGCCAGATAAGAATAGAATAAGGAAACCACTGGAAATTAAAACCTGTTATTACTTTTGTCTTTAATCAAATTGTACCACCTGACACTGAACTGTTTGAGGCCCCTTAAGGTTAATTTCGGATAGTTTTTTCAAAACCAaatgactttatttttgttgccATTTTCCTTAATAGGCTGACAGGATTAAAGGTTACTCATTAACTCCACAGCGTAATCagcaaatgtttgtgtgtttgtgtaaatgcTCCTGGTGCCTCACCACTGCCAAGTCTCATGAGTAGTACGTCTTGCAGCCTCCTGTTGAAGTCCCTCAGTTCTTTGACTTCTGTCAGCAAGCTTCCATATTCCTTCAGCTTCTTGGCCTGCTGCACCAGCTGTCTGCGGGTTCTCTCCAGCTCCTGCTGCagcctcctcatctcctcttcttgtTGTCTGTAGCTATGAACTAGCTCCTCGTACAGGACTCTAGGAACCACAGCCGCTGCTACCCCAGACACACAATCTGTGTCCACCTCTAAATGCTGCTGTGGCTGATGGTGATGGTGCTGCTGATGTTCTGCCTCCATATCTTCATCTTCGTCGTCTGCATCATCTACCTCCTCGGCCAGCCGATCCTCATCCAGGTCCTCTTCGCCCTCCATACAGGAGCTGGCTGCATTTCGCTCCAGGCGAGCTACGACTGCTGCCAGGCTCTTGGATGAGTTGGAAAGAGGGCGTCCGTGGTCCTGAGAAAGGGCCTGAAGAAACAGAAACTGTCAAACTTGGCGGGACacgttcaataaaaaaaatgagtaaaaagaacaacaagagGGTTTAGTCATATGGACATAATGTTATGTCCTGTTTTTGTTGGGGGCTTAATACGATATTTGATATATGTCTTTGCTCCAGTAACAAATGACACTTGTGATCAAAGGTGATTCCAAACAACTCTTTGAAAGTAGAGCATAGAAGTAGaacacatagaaacacacatagaaacactgtcaatcaaaaaaggaaaaaaaaacagcaaaaacagacTGTAAACAGTTTATTTTGACCATGTGGATCTCAATAGGAACTGGGGGGAGAGGAGTCACTGAGTTCTTTGATGAGCCGCTCAGAGGATTTGTCTGTGAAAGGGCAGCTGTCCAGAGTGCTGAATTTGTGTTAATCCAGCATATGGTAAAAATAGCGTGGGGGATTTTGGATGTCATCCAAGTTTATGGAAATGTGAAGTTGTATTATCAATAGAAAATCCTAAATGTAAGGCTGTTGCTGAATATGTATCAACAGGAGAGACACTTGTTGATGTGGACTTTTTCAAAGGCATAACGTTGTTTGATTATATTGGGGGTCCTTCCTGATATGGAACATGATTGTCTAGATGATATTTGGTGGGAAACATTTTTACCTTATATTGTTATGATAcattatttaaagttattttaggaGTGATAGTTGAAAACtttactatttcaaatttgtcaaagAATCAGAATTAATCTGTAATGTAATAGTGCTATCAGTGAATCGATACCATCTAAGGGTAATCAGGTGGCAGTGTGAGTGTATGTCACAACACTGGTGTCACAGAGAGGACAAAGCAAAATAGTTGGTGAAGAGAAATGCTCAAACTTGTGTCCTCCAATATAACAATACATAACGACAAATATAACAATTACAATCTAATTCAGGTGAGCCTACCTTTTTATGTCTGAGTGGCATTCTGTCCTCCCCAAAATTGTTCTCTAAAGAGTTTCCTGAATTCTTGATGGACATCTTGGGAATTTTCATCTTCTTTTGCATTATACTGTCTTCAAACTCCTCTACTGTATCTGTGAAATAAAGACATAGAAGCAGgcaaaaattaaattattacaaaagtttgatgtttttttgttttttttgtttgtcataaaaCGTGACATTACCTACACGATTTCATCCATTTGTCCAACCCGGGCCGACGAAGTTATGTCTTTCCATTATGTTGGATTATCTTTACTTGAGCATCTTAGGCTCACAACCTAAAAAAATCAGCTTTTCCTCCGAGCTGACAAACAAAACGTCCTGTACACACAGCGCTGTAACATCACTGCGGCTGTGAAGGTGTTAGATGGCACCGATCTTGCAGCCCAGACAGCTCAGGTTCAGGGATTAGTGATGTGGCGAGTTAAAGATCGAGCAGAGAGACGTCCCTGAGCAGAAATGACTGTAAATTGAGCTAACGTGAAACCATTGATCGTGCACGAGTTAGCTCACGAACATGTTAGGACACAGGCATGACGTTGAAATGTTACTGCCGGAGAGTTCTCTACATGTTGTCTGAGACTCGGTGCAGACTGCAGCATCCCGtctgacacacaaacctgcagaaaacatgctaacaagctaaccGTTACACACAAAGCTCTTAAGCTAGCGCCTTACTTCGATTGAAAACATCGACAAATCTTACTGTCATCCACAGGTTGTCACATGTGCTTACAGTGTAGTGACAGCTCTACGTCTGCACGCAGCACACTGGCATGTCAGCGCTGACATGCTAACACGGAGCTAGCGTTAGCTTCATGTTGTAAACAAGCGGAGACAGGCTAGCGTTACATGCCACGTATTTAGCTGAACAACCAGCACTACTTAATCGTGAAGGGGAGCAGACTCTTAGAACACGACACTCGGGATGTAAAAATCTGGAAATCACTGACACGAAGGTATGACTGCATGAGAAACTTATCTTAGCATATCTAACTAGCATGTCTAGCTAGCCACATCCGAGGACGTTGTTGTGTCTcagtgtcagactccagctgatcacGTCCTGACACATCGGACAAAAGAATCtacactgacacattcacaaGTTTCACGCACATTATCAGGACTTTATCAGACGGAGAAAAATCAGCACTGACAAGAGAAAAGGTGATGTGTTTAAAGGACAACTTACCTGCAAGGGCAAGGATCTGTGCTTCGCACGGCTGGCCTGCGCTGCCATTCTCTTCAGTTCTGTGAACCAGATACACCTTCTGAttatcaaaatctgttttgtgCAGAGGGCTGAAATCTTCCACATTTGAAACGGGCAACGCGTAGCACATATCGTCTTCAAAGAATCTAACAAAAGCATACATTATTTACTTCTCTTTGGTCCTGCACTTTGGATATGGTTGACAGTTTTTCCTcacaaagtattaaaaaaatatacacataAGGGGGGGTTGGGGATGGTGTCTGCGCTCGGCTACTCTTGCCTGGTCCACATCACCAGGGCAAATCATCAAGGCATGAGTAATAGACATGCATTAACTTTGCTATTTAGAGATGATCAGATGATATTaataacactttatttatatagcacttttcaatacaagtaacaaagtgctttatatttggcaataaaaacaagaagaagtgctaagcaaaagcaaaattaagcaaaaagaaacaaaagcttaaaacatacaaacttataaaacagacccttaaaatctgcgctaaaattaaataaaatcacacaataaaagctttcctgtaaaaatgtgtcttgagtaatcacataaaacacaggactgagtctgcaagtctgatctcctctggcaggctgttccagagtgtaggagccctgaaaaagacctgtcccctttggttttcagtcgggtccttggaacagctaacagagcactgccagaggatatCAGACTGCGaccaggtttgtagggggataaaagctcagagatatatagaggggcaagtccatgttgtgctttaaaagtcaataaaataatcttaaaatcagatCCAGAAGCTTCAAAAgctattcttatttatttgtgtttaacatttaaaattctcTTCACTTgtgtaacataaaaaaaagcttgatttatttttttaaacagttgtAAATTATAAGATGTacttaaaaagacaaaacaatgcaaaaatataaaaacacaaaaaacatttgtaCATTAGTCCTATATTTACCTTTAAAGTTTAGCATCGCTTAGATGCACAAAGCATGACATATCAGTCGTCTTTAGTACCTTTTCCAATCAATTTATACACCCTTCACTTCTAACTGTGTCTTAAAGGAACTGTTCTTGTGAACTAAATTGAGAAAAGCCACAAAGATTATTACCTGCCGGCTCAGATTTGATTGGTCTCTTTGTGCTTTCATGTGTTTCCTGGTGTactcttctcctctgctccTTGTATCACAACAGAACGACTTAAGGCCAGCTGACAGAAATGAACTCTTATTGTAAGACAGCCAGGTGGTTATACAACAGGATGGATTTCTCTCAGTTGTTACTCTAATGGAGAGCACCACAGTCGATAAATGACACTAACAATTTCGTTCTGCTTCGGCTGCTGTAATTGAAAAGTAACTGATGCAGAACTATATGGagctctttttcttctctgataTTTTGTTTCATAGTTTCAGGCATTTGGTTAGTTATGATTACGCCAGTTTCAAATGCCAGCTTCCCCATGATGTTTGTTCACTGTGCTGTATGACCGACTCAGAGTCTGGTAGATGTatacaagagaaaaacaaacaaacagagcgaTGACAATAACTCTCAGAACATAATGGCAgtcattttatttcagttactGGAGCAGtggttttggctgttttcaattCAAGTGAGTGGTTTACTGTACCAGCTATGCTATTTTCTAAACTTTACTTTTCTGTGAAGTAAAACCAAGTAACAAACTAAGTCAAATTTCTACCATCATAACATTTtagaaagttacatttttgcaacatttagttaataaattaatttatagaggtatttttttttagtttcagcAATGGTTTATTCTATGTCTTGAAAAATTGGCAGAGCCCCACAAACTATAACCGGAGTGAGAGTGATAGACAAGAGATTTGAGTAGCTTCTCCACAAGTTGAATTGAGGATTACTGCTAATCTAAGCTTCTGTTCAATGGCTCTCCTGTCCACAAGGCTGAGCTTGTCAACATAAGGCTTCTCAGATTCAGTCTTTGAAGTGGCCAGTGTACTAATGCGGACACCGCTTAAGTTTGAACTTGTATTTATGAAGATGTTCAATCTAAACTAAAAAACTGCTTTCTCTCAAAGTTGGAGTTACAATAATATGTGGAGTTTTCAAATGTCTTTTATTGTACAAAAGTCTCTGCTTTTgaccaatataaaaaaaaatcatgtttggctgtccctctctctgcctgattttaaatgaaacctcaaaatgtacttttattcTTTGGCTTCTACCTCAGCATGAAGGTTTGTCCTTTTTAATTCCCTTTCTATTCAtatccactctttttttttttttttttacaattttataGCTCTTATTGATctattattttaatgtgttttaatgtttttatgttctgGTTGTACAACCATTGATcaactgttgtttttaaatgtactttataaaaacatttagaCTGGATTTTATATTAATTAGTACTGAATGATTGCCATATATTTTCTGCTTCCTCGAGAAAAATCAATAACAACCCACCCAATAAACACAGCTGTTACACTAGTGTCCCTATCGTCAGTTAACTTTGTAGCCTTCTTAAAATTAGCTAACTTAGCTTTTAATGCTCCCATTAAGCTgcactgaacatttccacttaTGCTGAACAGCATGAATCAGTGCTGCACCTGATCAAGTTTTTCTGCCTCATCACTGTCAGTCTGTGACAATTTGatcaagagttccagggtcttttagcccccagaactacttaacCCTGAACTTAAAGATTCTGTGCCCACCATTGTTGTCAGCATTTCAACAgctggctgaagtcccgggtagattgtgcaaatcaggccagtgacgtatggagactTTCAGTCGGATgcgtccctcataaacgtctttagacgatctttaaatacttatctgatgaggatattttgaatcttaataaacaaaaaaacttgTTTGCATTCGAAGGAAATccatctgtgtttcaacagctgtgtaaactccacaaacacatgttatgttcagctgaaggtctccagtttataGTGTCACTTTTCAAaccgtaacaccaggagagacacaattgcggtggactgagagaagactactgttacaagctgctaaatcaagggaatcacagcgtcttctttttttgaaaagtacacacacatacaaaaaagatagaacagaagagaaatcaagtgcATCAcatatgtgtgtgatgttattgtggatggcgggcagaataaaaacaatgcaTATAATCTATCAATCAGtgacgttcagcattgcaggccctgcccctcaaaagccctgggacctttgaaaagtgctaccctcctagcaggggctttttaggggggagattatctacccctgaactaaatttagaccctgggtccaccggtcgaaatgcaggtagttccggggtaaagtccctctggttgaaaaatgccTTTTCCTTGCTATTTAGTCCTTATACACCCCCGTATCCCATATCATGTTCTGTTGCGTCCTTACTTCTTGCATCTTCCATTTTGCAGATGTCTCTGTCATTGCGTAAACTTTTAGTGTCACTATCCTTTCTCCCTTTGCGCcactgttttcatctctttttttggTTTTATCACTGTTAACAAATCAATTTTGAATTTACCAGACTTATTTTTGCGCATTGATTTGATACAAGTTCACTGTAAATCATATGAAGAAAAAATAGTGGATTGTTACCATGTCTGATTGCTTtgtaatgaccaatcagaatcaagtacttcTCAACACTGTTCAACAATAACACATGATCACCTGCATCCTTTTGTGTGCTATCTCATCTCAGTAGTACATATTATAACCATATGTGGGTTGCACATTTTCTCAACTTATAATACTTAAAAACCTTCCAGTAGTTACTGAATTGTGCTGTACATCACATCAGCCTCTGTGAGAACAGTTTACATGCACAAAAACAGTCATACAGCTTAACCCATGTACACCATTTTCCTCACAGTAATTATTTCATGCTACGTTGCACTGCAGAACTGCCTGAATGAACCAGCAGTTTTGTTCACAGGTTTTGTATAATACATAAAAGGTTGACTGGTAGATGTGGCATTATGGCAGCATGTATCAGCAAAGTCTAAAATGACCTTTCTATAAATCCACAAGGGCTTAAAATATTGCACTTTAACGAACAGCTAAATGTTATCGATTATGAGAATTTAGAGCACATCTACCATTTATTTAATAAATCCATTcgtctctttttaaaaatgctctCTCAAGCATACAAAATCCAGTGCAAGATGTAATAAACTTTCAGCATACTTATAAGCCAAAGCTACTTTGATGAATTGAAGCTGAAGGAATAACTCAAGGTAATATTTTAGCAATGGTTTATCTATGAGGGCATTTGATCGAGCAAAGACTAGAGTCAGGACAGAAGCCAGACATCATGTCCTGCCTATTAGCTCCACACTGCCAGGCTCATCTATCTTTATTGGTCATCCATTAGCCTGCATTAAAGGGAGACACAGGATAATAGCAGtaatgatgctgatgatggAATCAGACTGCGGGTACACACGTCATCATTGCAGTGTCACGCTGGGAATCATAAAGAGTTCCCACTGACAgacggacagatggacagacagattAAATAAACGACCCATTTATGAATGTGATCAGTTCTGGTGTGAAAATACgtgagacaaacaaaacagaggcgaaaaactaaacaaaattaaaaaatgcccATGATGCTTTGAGGTGTGTACATCAATTTAAACAGCACGTAGACAGCCAGTCAAAATGCAGCACCTGTGCCAATCTGCAGGACGGACAGATGCTGCTACAGGTGTGTCTGTGATGATGGTTGGCAGGGACACCAGACCAAGAAAAAATGATGATGCCAGGCATTAGACAGCAGGGATGGAGGGATCATTTAGGCAACATTGTGGAAAGATTAGGAAAGCACCAAGCAAAATGAAGATATGGGTGTCTGGCTCCAAGATGACAGAATCAGAGGAGCGTTTGCGTCTTTCATGGGCGATGCGTTACCACGATCAATCACAACTGTTTACAATCCACGGCTGAAACAGTTTCCTATTTTTGTTGCAGGCATCTCACCAGTCCTTCTCTTATTATACCTCTTAATTAGCTTCGCATGAGCTACTAATCAACCATGAAGAAGGCATTCACCAATTTAAAAAGTGATAGCCCATGAAATGAACAGCACAGCCTTCTACAAGCACATCACTGGCTAAAGCTTGTGGGGCCTTAAAAACAGACCTTTGactgaaagacagagaagaaaaagaaagacacactCAGAGGAAACCTTTTTTTGTGAATAAATCCTTCATTAACTGTTTTGAAAGGTATCAGCACAGGCCCTGCCATCATGCTGTGTTTACTCAGCAATCCACACAGGAGACATTGATCTTCTTCATAAGAAACATAATGACCACCAGAGAAATCCTGATCATATTTCAGCACCAGTCAATTCAGTTCATTAGGGCCGCTCTGCCTCCTGCTGTGGCCTTGTATTGATCTTGACAGTGTCACCAAACTGTCATTCTCCGCTAACTAGACGAGGATCTTACAGAACTGCAATTCAAGCAGTGGCAAGTCAAATAGAAGACTTAAGGGAGCAAACAAGCAAAAATATCTAAAAGAACAAAGATAgccaaatctttaaaaaaagaaaagaaaaaaggcagcatggactgtctgtgtctgtgccctCTCTGTGTTGGCATCAAATATCAGACACGACAGAAGAAATCCTAAAAGTATCAAGGCTGTCCCCAGGTTTCAGAGAGAATTTTTCTTATGCCTCTAATACCTTTTTTCCaccgtctcctctcctctaatcTCTACTTATCTGGCAGCCAGGTGAGCTGCAGCACATGGCTGGTGGGCAGGCTTTGGTCTGTGGGAATACAGCTCATCTTAATGGTATTTCTTCCCCCCTTTCCTTCTCTTCCCCTTTTTCCTCCAGGCCGGCTGTCAGACAGAGACGAAGGCAGCCCGAGAACTTCTAGTTGCTGACAGCGGTGGGGGTGCTGGGATTGGACGAGCGGCCACAGACGCCCGTCATGCAGAGAGGGGGCAGCCGGGTTCACAGGTGCACAGCATCTGACAGATAATAGCAGATAAAAGGCGGGCTAACCTGCGGCTTGCTCCTCGCTAAGGGAGGGGAGACCCGTGGTGGTGGGTGTGTGGGTCAGATGAGGAGGGGGTGCAGGGGCATGTTAAAGGGGCTCTGACAACTTGCGGCCTTTACTTAACCACACACCAGCCAGAATGAGACCagtacacacacttacatacacATGTCAAGGACAGGCAAGGTCTCGATCAGAAATCCCTCCACAGAATCTCTCCCGCAGCTTACTGTACACTTGGAGGAGGTTAAGATTGATTTGGAGCTTAATACAGAGTGTTTGCGCAGCTGTTGTGTCTGAAAAAGCACATCAAAACCCAGCAGTCGTGTTAttggctttttgttttttgctgctcTTTTATTATCCTTGTATTAATTCTGGTTGAAAGAGCAGTGAGTCTCCCAAGTacaatacattttgtttattgCACTGAGCTTTTTCACTTgtatcttcattttatttcatgtttttattcatatccAAAGCTGCTTTTCATCTTAGCAAGCAAATCTAAACTAAATGCAAACACGATTTCATCTGTTCAAGGTATAATAACAATGACCCAAACCTATTTAAatctgaagtaaaaaaaacaacaacacttctGTTTGCAATCATTTCTACTTAATACTTTCACATCTCCCTGCTTCGAAACTTGGCTTGGCATGCCTTGATACACTTGATACACATACTACACAGTGTTAAATATCTACAATAACATCTAACAAGCCAGGACAAACGAGCTCTGACAGTGAGAAACGATGCCACATGTCATGcatctcctctgccatccagaTGCAGGATGCTAGGTGATGTGAGGGTGGGAAACAGTCTGTGTCTCACTGCTGAAACACATTTAGTTCTGTGGaggagaaaacagtcaaaatgaatCTGGCAATCAGCTGCAGCACGGCCTGAGACACACAACCTGacagcttcttttttcttctgagatgctgctgctgcaggaaagAGACAGGTACAGGGGTTTTGAAGGTGCATTTTTCCCATAAATTGagtacttctcttttttttattttgcctttattttaccGGGAGTATTCCTATTAAGAAACATCATCTCTTTTACAACAGAGTCCTGGCCACAACAGTGGGATGAAACTTttccaataagaaaaaacactCTAAAAGCAAAAATGACATCAATCAATAGAAACAAGCAGTGCTCAGCAGTAAGACATTTACATTCACTGTTCAAATGATGACGAAACCTGGTTTTAAAATCTGCAAAACTAATAAAACGCTTCAGTTCAGGTGACCCTATAGCTCAGACAAAGTAGAGGATATACACAAGAAGGTATTTCATGTTGGTTGGGCCTCTAAAGAATGATGTACCAATTTCACATTCTCTGAACCAATTTTCTCATAAAAGACACAATGATGCATGAGAAAACCTAAACCAGAGATGAACCACAACACTGCATGAAATGCAGAAACTATCTTCTTCGGTATGAGGTACCATGCATGGAAAGAATTTCATTGTAATCAActactgaaataaaaacttggCCTGAATGAGCTTATTCTTTGCAACCCCCCACACAAATCAGGATTTGTTTTTAACAAATTTTACCATCAGTTTTTGTTGGTATGAAAATAAGAGACAGATTTTCTTCTGAGTAAAACCCAGATGTTTATGTCCTGGTACACATTTAATCGTCTCAATTAATTCATGTATAAATTTCTGCATCTGCAGgagtttgaaaatgttgttgATTAACATCCTAAAATTGGTATCTTCAAGAGTCATATTTCTTGTAAAATCACTTCTTGAACAACATTAATCCAAAAATGTGGTGTAACTTTAAATCTGCACTGAAATTCACTAAATATAACTGTTGAATATTCTCTGCTCTGACGAGCTTGTTGTTTATGGTGGTCCTGTGAAAGTAAgtgatttgttttaattattttgccTATAACACGGACAATGCAAAGTCACCCACTCTCACGGAGGACAGCACAGTGACATTGAGGATTGCAgattcacgtgtgtgtgtgtgtgtgtgtgtgtgtgtgtgtgtgcgcgtgcgtgtgtgtgtgtgtgtgtgtgtgtgtgtgtgtgtgtgtgtgtgtgtgtgtgtgtgtgtgtgtgtgtgtgttgtgtaaagCTTCCTGCAGGGAGACTGAATCTGTAGTCCTGTAGCTGAACCCACCAGTGAAAGCAGGGCAATTAAAAGCAGACTTTCCCTATGGAAATCAATAATGtatcaaacttttatttatacataCATCACTCAGCATTCACACCCATTTGGCGTACATGCTCACTCTGACACGGGGAAAGACGCACAGACTGAGAGCTGTTAAAGCCCTCGACTGTGGCAGTGGGTATATCTCCCAGAGATACATACATAGAGTAACATGCAATAGTCCCATACCAACAATTTATCAGATAGGCAGGTTAACTGTAAGCCTTATTATTAGTAACAGACTTAAAATGTGGCCATGAGCTCCAATAGTTAGCATCCTAAAGGCTCTAAAGCAGAGAGGATGCAGTAGGTTGTAAATAACAGTGATGCAGTGGTTGTTTGGAGAGAAGATGTCctggcccacacacacacacacacacacccgaacacaaccacacacacagggtcCAAAAACTCAATCCAGCAGCcataacacagagacagagtggcATCAACCTCTATTATCTAGTCCCTATGCTGCTAACACAAAAGGCTCCCTGGAACAAAAATCCAATCAGTCCTCTCTAGGAGGATTTGCTCCACAGCAGTGCTCAGCAACACTGGTGGCTCTGCTGGTGACAAAGAAATAATCTCAGAGCCCACAGCCTGTTCACAGCCTGTTTACTGCCTCCGTCACATTGCCCTTTTAGAAAGAGGACAGACagactctctgcttctcttgtTGTCATTTACTGTCCTCTGAGTTTAGcaccctctatctctctctccgtctctgcaTGCAGGAACATGAAACACATGGCTGACTGTGTGTACAGTGCGTGAAATTACCGTATTTGCGATACAGCGAGTATTTACTCTAAGCATTAGCAATATAGGCCTGACAAAAGAGATCCTTCAGGCATAAAAGCTAAATTCAGGTTTGGAATAATTGTTTGAtgacaaatattttcaaaatattttcaatATTGCACTGCCCCCCCCCGCCTTATCCCCcaatcctccctccctcctatCTCCCACAGTCCTCCCTTCTTTGTCTGGTGAATTATCACACTCGTTCTTCATTCATTAGCATGCTGCTGCTTATTTAGCTACGCTGCTGAGAAGCCTTCAACAAAATCAAGTGAAAAATACTCAATATAAAGCGGCTAGCACGTATCCCCCCGTttctctcactccctccctccctccctccctcccttcccttcctccaatccttcatcttcttctttgtttgttttatgtgtttttttaacccacATCAAAATGGAAGCATAGTCGCCCAtaatgaagaggagggggataaaatatgcaaattcacagaGAAAGGATATAATTAGGGCAATAATAGGAAGTGTTGTTTTCACAGCTGCTCATTTACACAAaggactgattttttttaaataatgttcttctctgttttctcttactcccattccctccctccctcattcCCTGCCTCACTTACTCAAGGTGCAAAGTCTTATGGTCCACTTAAAACAAATCACTGCAGATATGCGGCCCAGAAACCAGCCGACCATGCTGTGGTCAAGTCACCCAGAGATTTCTATTAACATGGGTTTGTACCACAGGCCTGGATGACAAGCAGGAGGGCGCACACTGTTCGTTCTAGACCTGTGCGAATGTATTTTTACTTCTCTGGGATCAACTCAGGTTGCATGAAAATATGTCTGAGAAAGAACTCTGTTTGAGGACAGCACAAGCGCTACAACAGCAATGACCTCCTTACAAACTtaacattttgtgtttcttgcacACA
The genomic region above belongs to Notolabrus celidotus isolate fNotCel1 chromosome 2, fNotCel1.pri, whole genome shotgun sequence and contains:
- the bend5 gene encoding BEN domain-containing protein 5 isoform X3; translated protein: MQKKMKIPKMSIKNSGNSLENNFGEDRMPLRHKKALSQDHGRPLSNSSKSLAAVVARLERNAASSCMEGEEDLDEDRLAEEVDDADDEDEDMEAEHQQHHHHQPQQHLEVDTDCVSGVAAAVVPRVLYEELVHSYRQQEEEMRRLQQELERTRRQLVQQAKKLKEYGSLLTEVKELRDFNRRLQDVLLMRLGSEPMHDNGTQTIKAEVVEPIVEVQETCREEANTSSSYSPSPRTVYTCNDGKVHLGGGIWVEEEKWHQLQRTQGDSKFTKNLAVMIWGTETLKNRSVTGVATKKKKDALPKPPLSPSKLKIVRECLYDRVSQETADSAEITQRLSKVNKYICEKIMDINKSIKNEERRESKLLIRQTVKMENFTYDGM
- the bend5 gene encoding BEN domain-containing protein 5 isoform X1, whose protein sequence is MYAFVRFFEDDMCYALPVSNVEDFSPLHKTDFDNQKVYLVHRTEENGSAGQPCEAQILALADTVEEFEDSIMQKKMKIPKMSIKNSGNSLENNFGEDRMPLRHKKALSQDHGRPLSNSSKSLAAVVARLERNAASSCMEGEEDLDEDRLAEEVDDADDEDEDMEAEHQQHHHHQPQQHLEVDTDCVSGVAAAVVPRVLYEELVHSYRQQEEEMRRLQQELERTRRQLVQQAKKLKEYGSLLTEVKELRDFNRRLQDVLLMRLGSEPMHDNGTQTIKAEVVEPIVEVQETCREEANTSSSYSPSPRTVYTCNDGKVHLGGGIWVEEEKWHQLQRTQGDSKFTKNLAVMIWGTETLKNRSVTGVATKKKKDALPKPPLSPSKLKIVRECLYDRVSQETADSAEITQRLSKVNKYICEKIMDINKSIKNEERRESKLLIRQTVKMENFTYDGM
- the bend5 gene encoding BEN domain-containing protein 5 isoform X2, which produces MKSYTVEEFEDSIMQKKMKIPKMSIKNSGNSLENNFGEDRMPLRHKKALSQDHGRPLSNSSKSLAAVVARLERNAASSCMEGEEDLDEDRLAEEVDDADDEDEDMEAEHQQHHHHQPQQHLEVDTDCVSGVAAAVVPRVLYEELVHSYRQQEEEMRRLQQELERTRRQLVQQAKKLKEYGSLLTEVKELRDFNRRLQDVLLMRLGSEPMHDNGTQTIKAEVVEPIVEVQETCREEANTSSSYSPSPRTVYTCNDGKVHLGGGIWVEEEKWHQLQRTQGDSKFTKNLAVMIWGTETLKNRSVTGVATKKKKDALPKPPLSPSKLKIVRECLYDRVSQETADSAEITQRLSKVNKYICEKIMDINKSIKNEERRESKLLIRQTVKMENFTYDGM